One stretch of Caldinitratiruptor microaerophilus DNA includes these proteins:
- the nosD gene encoding nitrous oxide reductase family maturation protein NosD, which translates to MTRSRGLLAACLCLGLAVATPARASEGRTLTVSAAGPYGTLAAALAAARPGDTVEVRGGHHPGPVVVDRSVRLVGVGSPVIDGGREGTVVRITAPGAALVGFVVTGSGDSFDREDAGIAVEAPGVVVEGNTVRDSLFGIYLRRAHGAVVARNRVEGREAVQAGERGDAIRVWSSDRVVLRENRVRHGRDVILWFVRDGVMEGNEVSDSRYGVHLMYTAGVRLEGNYLHHNSVGAYAMYCEDTIIRRNRLEDNRGPSGYGIGLKDADSLTVEENWLARNRVGVYFDNSPRSFTTRNRWHRNALVGNDIALAFLPSVRYNVFRDNSFIDNHEQVAIQGGGHFAGNEWAEGGRGNYWSDYGGYDRDGDGVGDLPYRPQSLFESLMDRRPELRWFLHSPAALAVDMAARALPAVAPRPKLEDTRPLLAPVLPAWYHPGGGGADPRLLTVSALLVLLGVAGLWCGLGVKGGTRLWSRSST; encoded by the coding sequence ATGACCCGGTCCCGGGGGCTCCTGGCGGCGTGCCTGTGCCTCGGCCTGGCGGTCGCCACGCCCGCGAGGGCCTCGGAGGGCCGCACCCTGACGGTCTCGGCCGCCGGACCCTACGGGACGCTGGCGGCGGCCCTGGCGGCTGCCCGGCCCGGCGACACGGTCGAGGTCCGCGGGGGGCACCATCCGGGGCCGGTGGTCGTCGACCGCTCCGTCCGTCTGGTCGGGGTCGGCAGCCCCGTCATCGACGGCGGGCGCGAGGGGACCGTGGTGCGCATCACCGCCCCGGGGGCCGCGCTGGTGGGCTTCGTGGTCACCGGGAGCGGCGACAGCTTCGACCGGGAGGACGCCGGGATCGCCGTGGAAGCCCCCGGGGTCGTCGTGGAAGGCAACACGGTGCGTGACTCGCTCTTCGGCATCTACCTGCGGCGGGCGCACGGCGCGGTGGTGGCCCGCAACCGGGTGGAAGGCCGGGAGGCCGTCCAGGCGGGCGAGCGCGGGGACGCGATCCGGGTCTGGTCTTCGGACCGTGTCGTGTTGCGGGAGAACCGGGTGCGGCACGGGCGGGACGTGATCCTCTGGTTCGTCCGGGATGGCGTCATGGAAGGCAACGAGGTCTCGGACAGCCGCTACGGAGTCCATCTGATGTACACGGCCGGCGTGCGGCTCGAGGGGAACTACCTCCACCACAACTCGGTCGGCGCGTACGCCATGTACTGCGAGGACACGATCATCCGGCGAAACCGGCTCGAAGACAACCGGGGGCCGAGCGGCTACGGGATCGGGCTCAAGGACGCCGACTCGCTCACGGTCGAGGAGAACTGGCTCGCCCGCAACCGCGTGGGGGTCTACTTCGACAACTCCCCCCGGTCCTTCACGACCCGGAACCGCTGGCACCGCAACGCCCTCGTGGGCAACGACATCGCCCTGGCCTTCCTCCCGTCGGTCCGGTACAACGTCTTCCGCGACAACAGCTTCATCGACAACCACGAGCAGGTGGCGATCCAGGGCGGCGGCCACTTCGCCGGCAACGAGTGGGCGGAGGGCGGCCGCGGCAACTACTGGAGCGACTACGGCGGCTACGACCGGGACGGGGACGGCGTGGGGGACCTACCCTACCGGCCCCAGAGCCTCTTCGAGAGCCTCATGGACCGCCGGCCGGAGCTGCGGTGGTTCCTGCATAGCCCGGCGGCCTTGGCCGTCGACATGGCGGCCCGGGCCTTACCGGCGGTGGCCCCCCGGCCCAAGCTGGAGGATACCCGACCGCTCCTGGCCCCCGTCCTGCCCGCCTGGTACCATCCGGGCGGGGGTGGTGCGGATCCCCGGCTCCTGACGGTGTCGGCCCTGCTCGTGCTGCTCGGCGTGGCGGGGCTGTGGTGCGGGCTCGGCGTGAAAGGGGGGACCCGACTGTGGTCGAGGTCGAGCACCTGA
- a CDS encoding 4Fe-4S binding protein has product MVRLPSFVTTTRRHDGRRLLSYVAGLLMFYAPFALFTRLWGWATGTRTAGSISDLCLRMQINWLTNPAQWGNLFGEIGLRTVGFFVILGLALLMGPLFCGWICAAGALPEYLSRLVPDRFKMDVLDKVNVTAIRYGFLAGYVITPFLAGGIGCAFCNYKTFELMVLGVTGSFTALSSTYILVTLLWLVAFGLFMKGGRGWCNFACPVGALQSLVHSIGARFGFTWKLKYFPGNCKSCHRCVAACPMRAISPVPDRGGVRINRHQCILCKDCIEVCRHDALAYGRGPAIEPAVLDRPALEPAAADA; this is encoded by the coding sequence ATGGTCAGGCTACCGTCCTTCGTCACGACCACACGCCGGCACGACGGCCGGCGGCTGCTGAGCTACGTCGCCGGCCTGCTGATGTTCTACGCCCCGTTCGCCCTGTTCACGCGGCTCTGGGGCTGGGCCACCGGGACCCGGACGGCGGGGAGCATCAGCGACCTCTGCCTGCGCATGCAGATCAACTGGCTGACCAACCCCGCCCAGTGGGGGAACCTGTTCGGCGAGATCGGCCTGCGCACAGTCGGCTTCTTCGTCATCCTGGGCCTCGCGCTGCTCATGGGCCCCCTCTTCTGCGGCTGGATCTGCGCCGCCGGCGCCCTCCCGGAGTACCTGAGCCGGCTCGTGCCCGATCGGTTCAAGATGGACGTTCTGGACAAGGTGAACGTCACGGCCATCCGGTACGGCTTCCTGGCCGGATACGTGATCACGCCCTTCCTGGCCGGCGGCATCGGGTGCGCCTTCTGCAACTACAAGACGTTCGAGCTCATGGTCCTCGGGGTGACCGGAAGCTTCACGGCCCTCAGCTCCACCTACATCCTGGTGACCCTGCTGTGGCTCGTGGCGTTCGGCCTGTTCATGAAGGGCGGGCGGGGCTGGTGCAACTTCGCGTGCCCCGTCGGGGCCCTGCAAAGCCTTGTCCACTCGATCGGGGCACGGTTCGGCTTCACCTGGAAGCTCAAGTACTTCCCCGGCAACTGCAAGAGCTGCCACCGCTGCGTCGCGGCCTGCCCCATGCGGGCGATCTCGCCCGTGCCCGACCGTGGCGGCGTGAGGATCAACCGGCATCAGTGCATCCTGTGTAAGGACTGCATCGAGGTGTGCCGGCATGACGCGCTGGCCTACGGCCGCGGGCCGGCCATCGAACCCGCCGTCCTTGACCGGCCGGCCCTGGAGCCGGCTGCCGCCGATGCATGA
- a CDS encoding nitrous oxide reductase accessory protein NosL, translated as MRWRQGVAVAALAALLLTGCRGGRDPRPPAIRYDRDVCAECGMIISDERFAAAYVTKSGEARLFDDLGDMLVYEKKDDQEPIAYYVHDVRSRKWIPAEAAYYVRGESVKSPMGWNIAAFENEAEAREFAEKTGSRLMTWQELRAADLTMPHAHR; from the coding sequence GTGAGGTGGCGGCAGGGGGTCGCCGTGGCGGCGCTGGCGGCCTTGCTCTTGACCGGCTGCCGCGGCGGGCGGGATCCGCGCCCGCCGGCGATCCGGTACGACCGCGACGTGTGCGCGGAGTGCGGGATGATCATCAGCGACGAGCGCTTCGCCGCGGCGTACGTCACGAAGAGCGGCGAGGCACGGTTGTTCGACGACCTCGGAGACATGCTGGTGTACGAGAAAAAAGATGATCAGGAGCCCATCGCGTATTACGTGCACGACGTCCGCAGCCGCAAGTGGATTCCGGCAGAGGCGGCGTACTACGTGCGCGGGGAGTCCGTGAAGTCTCCGATGGGCTGGAACATCGCAGCCTTCGAGAACGAGGCCGAGGCGCGGGAGTTCGCCGAGAAGACCGGCTCTCGGCTCATGACCTGGCAGGAGTTACGCGCTGCGGATCTAACTATGCCTCATGCCCATAGGTAG
- a CDS encoding ABC transporter ATP-binding protein, with protein MVEVEHLTKRYGRFVAVSDVSFRVPAGSAVALWGHNGAGKTTTLRCVLGLASFEGRITVDGLDVRRQGREVRRRIGYVPQHLALYDMTVSQILSFFCGLRKVPPERAHELLEWVGLGGIGSRPAGTLSGGMRQRLAVALALVADPPVLVLDEPTANLDARARQDLLDLLVALRRKGHTILFASHRPGEVLDLADQVIVMEDGKVKASGPPQALARLDRSGVGVVDFEPEGMPWTSPRLA; from the coding sequence GTGGTCGAGGTCGAGCACCTGACCAAGCGGTACGGCCGGTTCGTGGCGGTGTCCGACGTGTCCTTCCGCGTGCCCGCCGGGTCCGCGGTGGCGCTGTGGGGGCACAACGGGGCGGGCAAGACGACGACGCTCCGGTGCGTGCTCGGCCTCGCCTCGTTCGAGGGCCGGATCACCGTGGACGGCCTGGACGTGCGCCGGCAGGGGCGGGAGGTGCGGCGCCGCATCGGCTACGTGCCGCAGCACCTGGCGCTGTACGACATGACCGTGAGCCAGATCCTGTCATTCTTCTGCGGCCTGCGCAAGGTCCCGCCGGAGCGGGCTCACGAGCTCCTCGAGTGGGTCGGGCTCGGGGGCATCGGGTCGCGGCCCGCCGGCACGCTCTCCGGCGGAATGCGCCAGCGCCTCGCCGTCGCCCTGGCCCTGGTGGCCGACCCCCCCGTGCTGGTGCTCGACGAGCCCACGGCCAACCTGGACGCCCGGGCCCGGCAGGACCTCCTCGACCTCCTGGTGGCGCTGCGGCGAAAGGGGCACACGATCCTGTTCGCCTCTCACCGCCCGGGCGAGGTGCTCGACCTGGCCGACCAGGTGATCGTCATGGAGGACGGCAAGGTGAAGGCATCGGGACCGCCGCAGGCCCTGGCCCGCCTCGACCGGTCCGGGGTGGGCGTCGTGGACTTCGAGCCGGAGGGAATGCCATGGACCTCGCCGCGGTTGGCCTGA
- a CDS encoding ABC transporter permease subunit has translation MDLAAVGLIAGRELRDSLRTRWFVLYTVAFLGLGTGLTYLASSLGGYSGLQGFGRTAAGLVNLVLLVVPLMGLTAGAQAVAAERERGTLAYLLAHPVTRGEVLTGKFLGLVAALALSLALSFGALGLALGATGTGVGALPFAGFVGLTLLLGLVSLALGSLISVLAARTAVALGGAVFVWLGLVFAGDLGLMSSAVLFRLGIRALFLSAFLNPLQTFKVAAVALLHPSLDVLGPVGLYAADTLGPKLLPVLTGVLVLWAAVPLVLALVSFTGRDAA, from the coding sequence ATGGACCTCGCCGCGGTTGGCCTGATCGCGGGGCGGGAGCTGCGGGACTCCCTCCGTACCCGCTGGTTCGTGCTGTACACCGTCGCGTTCCTGGGGCTGGGGACGGGCCTCACCTACCTGGCCAGCTCACTGGGCGGATACAGCGGGCTCCAGGGTTTCGGGCGCACGGCGGCCGGGCTCGTGAACCTGGTGCTGCTGGTCGTCCCCCTGATGGGGCTCACGGCGGGGGCCCAGGCGGTGGCCGCCGAGCGCGAGCGCGGCACGCTCGCCTACCTCCTGGCCCACCCGGTGACCCGGGGGGAAGTCCTGACCGGGAAGTTCCTGGGGCTTGTGGCCGCGCTGGCCCTCTCTCTGGCGCTCAGCTTCGGAGCGCTGGGCCTCGCCCTGGGCGCGACGGGGACGGGGGTGGGCGCGCTGCCCTTCGCGGGCTTCGTGGGCCTGACCCTCCTCCTGGGGCTTGTTTCGCTCGCCCTGGGGTCCCTGATCTCGGTCCTGGCCGCGCGCACGGCCGTGGCCCTGGGCGGCGCGGTGTTCGTCTGGCTGGGTCTCGTGTTCGCCGGCGACCTGGGCCTCATGAGCTCGGCGGTCCTGTTCCGGCTGGGGATCCGGGCCCTCTTCCTGAGCGCTTTCCTGAACCCGCTGCAGACCTTCAAGGTGGCGGCGGTGGCGCTCCTCCACCCGAGCCTCGACGTTCTGGGCCCGGTGGGGCTGTACGCCGCCGACACCCTCGGGCCGAAACTCCTGCCCGTGCTGACCGGCGTGCTCGTGCTGTGGGCGGCCGTGCCGCTCGTCCTGGCCCTGGTCTCGTTCACGGGGAGGGATGCAGCGTGA
- the nosZ gene encoding Sec-dependent nitrous-oxide reductase — protein sequence MRQGRKRLAALAASMAVLLVLAGCTPGKGGGAGGAGPSGLGESADQIIKARGLTPDDVTAALKTYVPSGKYDEFVMFSSGGHSGQVLVIGVPSMRILKIIGVFTPEPWQGWGYSDETREILKQGSIDGKEITWADTHHPALSETNGEYDGQWLFINDKSGGRVAVIDLRDFETKQIVKNPLFINDHGSTFVTPNTEYVIEGSQYSVPLGWEYAPLEQYKEKYRGLLTLYKFDREKGRIDLEKSFSIELPPYWQDLADAGKGESEGWLFLNSLNAEMATGSGVQGQPFFEAGTAGRDMDYLHIVNWKKAEELVRAGKFETIKGMRVIRLDTAAKEGVLFLAPEPKSPHGVDVAPRGDYIVVSGKLDPHVTIYSFKKIQENIAKGNFDRDEFGVPVLKFQDVMEAQVELGLGPLHTQFDDKGYAYTSLFLDSAVARWTLGPPYNNEGGWKLVGKIPVHYNVGHIAMPEGDTAKPAGKYLVSLNKWSIDRFLNVGPLLPQNFQLIDVSQPGDKMQLLYDMPIGMAEPHYAQIIRADRLKAWEVYPEVGWNPGTQSKDPNAVEPGKERVERHGNEVHVYMTAIRSHYTPEKVQVKKGDKVIWHITNIERARDATHGFALPGYNIQLSLEPGETQTFSFVADRSGTFTYYCTEFCSALHLEMAGYFLVEP from the coding sequence GTGAGACAAGGGAGAAAGCGCCTGGCCGCCCTGGCGGCGAGCATGGCCGTCCTGCTCGTCCTGGCCGGATGTACGCCGGGCAAGGGCGGCGGCGCGGGCGGCGCCGGCCCGAGCGGTCTCGGCGAGTCGGCGGATCAGATCATCAAGGCGCGCGGTCTCACCCCGGACGACGTGACGGCCGCCCTCAAGACCTACGTGCCGTCGGGCAAGTACGACGAGTTCGTGATGTTCTCGTCGGGCGGCCACTCGGGCCAGGTTCTGGTCATCGGGGTGCCGTCCATGCGGATCCTGAAGATCATCGGGGTCTTCACGCCGGAGCCCTGGCAGGGGTGGGGGTACAGCGACGAGACCCGGGAGATCCTCAAGCAGGGGTCCATCGACGGCAAGGAGATCACCTGGGCCGACACGCATCACCCGGCGCTGAGTGAGACCAATGGAGAGTACGACGGCCAGTGGCTGTTCATCAACGACAAGTCGGGGGGCCGGGTGGCCGTCATTGACCTCCGGGACTTCGAGACCAAGCAGATCGTGAAGAACCCGCTCTTCATCAACGACCACGGTTCGACGTTCGTGACCCCCAACACGGAGTACGTGATCGAGGGTTCCCAGTACTCGGTGCCCCTCGGCTGGGAGTACGCACCACTGGAGCAGTACAAGGAGAAGTACCGTGGCCTCCTGACCCTTTACAAGTTCGATCGTGAGAAGGGCCGCATCGACCTGGAGAAGTCCTTCTCGATCGAACTGCCGCCGTACTGGCAGGACCTGGCCGACGCCGGCAAGGGCGAAAGCGAAGGCTGGCTGTTCCTGAACTCCCTGAACGCGGAGATGGCCACCGGCTCCGGCGTGCAGGGGCAGCCGTTCTTCGAGGCCGGCACCGCAGGTCGCGACATGGACTACCTCCACATCGTCAACTGGAAGAAGGCGGAAGAACTCGTCCGGGCGGGCAAGTTCGAGACGATCAAGGGGATGCGGGTCATCCGGCTGGACACGGCCGCCAAGGAGGGCGTGCTCTTCCTGGCCCCCGAGCCCAAGAGCCCGCACGGCGTCGACGTCGCCCCCCGCGGCGACTACATCGTGGTCTCCGGGAAGCTGGACCCGCACGTGACGATCTACAGCTTCAAAAAGATCCAGGAGAACATCGCCAAGGGCAACTTCGACCGGGACGAGTTCGGCGTGCCCGTGCTCAAGTTCCAGGACGTCATGGAGGCGCAGGTCGAACTCGGTCTCGGACCGCTCCACACCCAGTTCGACGACAAGGGCTACGCCTACACGAGCCTCTTCCTGGACAGCGCCGTGGCCCGCTGGACGCTGGGGCCGCCGTACAACAACGAGGGCGGCTGGAAGCTGGTCGGTAAGATCCCCGTCCACTACAACGTGGGCCACATCGCGATGCCGGAAGGCGACACGGCCAAGCCGGCTGGCAAGTACCTGGTCTCCCTCAACAAGTGGTCCATCGACCGCTTCCTGAACGTCGGTCCCCTGCTCCCGCAGAACTTCCAGCTGATCGACGTGAGCCAGCCCGGCGACAAGATGCAGCTCCTGTACGACATGCCCATCGGCATGGCGGAGCCCCACTACGCCCAGATCATCCGCGCCGACCGGCTGAAGGCCTGGGAGGTCTACCCGGAGGTCGGCTGGAACCCGGGCACGCAGTCCAAGGATCCCAACGCCGTGGAGCCCGGCAAGGAGCGGGTCGAGCGGCACGGGAACGAAGTGCACGTCTACATGACCGCGATCCGGAGCCACTACACGCCGGAGAAGGTCCAGGTCAAGAAGGGCGACAAGGTGATCTGGCACATCACCAACATCGAGCGGGCGCGCGACGCGACGCACGGCTTCGCCCTGCCGGGCTACAACATCCAGCTCAGCCTCGAGCCGGGGGAGACGCAGACGTTCTCGTTCGTCGCGGACCGTTCGGGCACGTTCACGTACTACTGCACGGAGTTCTGCTCGGCGCTGCACCTCGAGATGGCCGGATACTTCCTCGTGGAGCCCTAG
- a CDS encoding Crp/Fnr family transcriptional regulator yields METIPSCAAGVPIFRVLPAAGLAELGEAMRHRRYAKGELVLAAGDPIEHLVVVARGRLNFLYTTSSGREQVVRALGPGEFLGEMALFTPVRCEGDLVAAEDTDVCLVPRQAVQSILRRHSDVAVRLVEVLAQRLAAAEQTIADLGLRDVGQRLAAELLRMAAGGTRVPDGIRLRVPVPWAEIAVRLGTTPESLSRRLKALAERGLIRQADARTVVVLDPEGLRRAAGG; encoded by the coding sequence GTGGAAACGATCCCGTCCTGCGCCGCCGGCGTGCCGATCTTCCGCGTCCTGCCCGCCGCGGGACTGGCAGAGCTGGGGGAGGCCATGCGCCACCGGCGGTACGCCAAGGGGGAGCTCGTGCTGGCTGCCGGCGACCCGATCGAGCACCTGGTCGTGGTCGCCCGGGGGCGGTTGAACTTCCTGTACACCACCAGCAGCGGCCGGGAGCAGGTCGTGCGCGCCCTCGGGCCCGGCGAATTCCTGGGGGAGATGGCCCTGTTCACGCCCGTCCGGTGTGAGGGCGACCTCGTGGCGGCCGAGGACACCGACGTCTGCCTGGTCCCGCGGCAGGCGGTCCAGTCGATCCTCCGCAGACACTCCGACGTGGCGGTGCGGCTCGTGGAGGTGCTCGCCCAGCGGCTCGCTGCCGCCGAGCAGACCATCGCCGACCTCGGCCTGCGGGACGTGGGCCAGCGGCTGGCCGCCGAACTGCTGCGGATGGCGGCCGGCGGCACCCGGGTTCCCGACGGGATCCGGCTGCGGGTGCCGGTGCCGTGGGCGGAGATCGCGGTTCGCCTGGGCACGACGCCGGAGAGCCTGAGCCGGCGGCTGAAGGCTCTGGCCGAGCGAGGGCTGATCCGGCAGGCAGACGCCCGCACCGTGGTGGTCCTCGACCCGGAGGGGCTCCGCCGGGCCGCCGGGGGGTAG
- a CDS encoding PAS domain S-box protein, protein MDVYRRLRTLRWVAFAVPTAVLALVVCLWRNLFPTTPWAALVAEVGSIAAGSYVFSMWLFRLLRTLQADILDKNSQLEALNEAAISISSELSLDAVLQQVVERARRVARARFAALRVLPVDGEPAHFLYAGITPEERARMGPEPCGRGVLGVIQETGRALRLKEIRSHPASVGFPPGHPDMHTFLGVPILSRRTVLGVLYLTEKEGAPEFTAADEEAVTLLANQAAVAIQNARLFEKERRTAQYLKRLLQTSQDAIVVLACDGTVRFWNQGAESLYGYPAAEAIGRVLPMVPVPDRPAVLERLRAVTQGEAVPSQEAYHQRKDGSLVPVLAALSPLPAACGDEGGVLLTVKDLTAQKRLEAQRRRLALLEERERIGMDLHDGSIQSLYAVGLTLETARRLLPQGAEEAAVRLAQAIGQLNAVIQDLRRYILGQGSPCGAERPVEELLVSMARRLEEQDALHVTVDLQPGVSHLLPPDVSPHVAHILGEAVSNVLRHSQARHVAFGLRREGEAIVLTVRDDGRGFDVAAAQEDGHFGLRNMQVRAALLGGECRVRSAPGSGTVVEVRVPVEVEVVGRV, encoded by the coding sequence ATGGATGTGTATCGCCGGCTCCGGACCCTGCGGTGGGTGGCCTTCGCCGTCCCGACCGCGGTGCTGGCGCTCGTCGTCTGCCTCTGGCGCAACCTCTTCCCCACCACGCCGTGGGCGGCGCTCGTGGCGGAAGTGGGGAGCATCGCCGCCGGATCGTACGTTTTCTCGATGTGGCTGTTCCGCTTGCTGAGAACCCTGCAGGCCGACATCCTCGACAAGAACTCGCAACTCGAGGCCCTCAACGAGGCAGCGATCAGCATCTCGTCGGAACTCTCGCTGGATGCCGTGTTGCAGCAGGTGGTCGAGCGCGCCCGCCGGGTTGCGCGGGCGCGCTTTGCCGCGCTCCGGGTCCTGCCCGTCGACGGGGAGCCCGCCCATTTCCTCTACGCCGGCATCACTCCGGAGGAGCGGGCCCGGATGGGCCCGGAGCCCTGCGGGCGCGGCGTCCTGGGTGTGATCCAGGAGACCGGACGGGCCCTGCGGCTGAAGGAGATCCGGAGCCACCCCGCCTCGGTGGGCTTCCCGCCGGGGCATCCGGACATGCACACGTTCCTCGGCGTCCCGATCCTGTCACGGCGGACGGTGCTCGGCGTCCTCTACCTCACGGAGAAGGAGGGGGCCCCCGAGTTCACGGCGGCGGACGAGGAGGCGGTCACCCTGCTCGCGAACCAGGCGGCGGTGGCCATCCAGAACGCCCGCCTGTTCGAGAAGGAGCGGCGCACGGCCCAGTACCTGAAGCGGCTCCTGCAGACCTCTCAAGACGCCATCGTCGTCCTCGCCTGTGACGGCACCGTCCGGTTCTGGAACCAGGGGGCGGAGTCGCTCTACGGTTACCCGGCCGCCGAAGCGATCGGAAGGGTGCTTCCGATGGTCCCGGTCCCGGACCGGCCCGCCGTCCTGGAGCGCCTCAGGGCCGTGACGCAGGGCGAGGCGGTTCCGAGCCAGGAGGCGTACCACCAGCGCAAGGACGGTTCGCTGGTGCCGGTCCTGGCTGCGCTTTCGCCGCTGCCGGCAGCTTGTGGGGACGAGGGCGGGGTCCTTCTCACCGTCAAGGATCTGACCGCTCAGAAGCGCCTCGAGGCGCAGCGCCGGCGCCTGGCCCTCCTGGAGGAACGGGAACGGATCGGCATGGACCTCCATGACGGCAGCATCCAGTCCCTGTACGCGGTCGGCCTCACGCTCGAGACCGCGCGCCGCCTGCTGCCGCAAGGGGCGGAGGAGGCGGCGGTCCGGCTCGCGCAGGCCATCGGACAGCTGAACGCCGTCATCCAGGACCTGCGCCGCTACATCCTGGGCCAGGGATCCCCCTGCGGGGCAGAGCGCCCCGTCGAGGAACTGCTGGTCTCGATGGCGCGACGGCTGGAGGAGCAGGACGCCCTGCACGTCACCGTCGACCTGCAGCCCGGGGTAAGCCACCTCCTGCCCCCCGACGTGTCCCCCCACGTGGCGCACATCCTCGGGGAGGCCGTCTCGAACGTGCTACGGCACAGCCAGGCCCGCCACGTGGCGTTCGGGCTGCGGCGGGAAGGGGAAGCCATCGTCCTCACCGTGCGGGACGACGGCCGTGGGTTCGACGTGGCGGCGGCGCAGGAAGACGGACATTTCGGTCTCCGGAACATGCAGGTGCGGGCGGCTCTCCTCGGGGGCGAGTGCCGGGTGCGTTCCGCGCCCGGCAGCGGCACGGTCGTCGAAGTCCGGGTGCCGGTGGAGGTGGAGGTGGTGGGCCGTGTCTGA
- a CDS encoding response regulator, producing the protein MSESEGGRVRVLIVDDHAVVRAGLRALVEMEGRFQVVGEAGTAQEAVERALADPPDVVLMDVRLPGESGIEACREIRARLPGTRVVMLTSYPDEQAVVASVLAGASGYLLKDIDPRGLRDALEIVARGGSLLSPDLVTRVLAGVRRQAESGPGPDAIERLTAQERQILTLIAEGKTNREIGEVLYLSEHTVKNYISRLFEKLGLSRRSEAAAYLARYERRVGLGPAAGGSTAGDGNGVGVR; encoded by the coding sequence GTGTCTGAGTCGGAAGGCGGCCGGGTTCGCGTGCTGATCGTGGACGACCACGCGGTGGTCCGCGCCGGGCTGCGGGCGCTGGTCGAGATGGAAGGGCGCTTTCAGGTGGTGGGCGAGGCCGGCACCGCCCAGGAGGCGGTCGAGCGGGCGCTGGCCGACCCGCCTGACGTGGTGCTGATGGACGTCCGCCTCCCCGGGGAGAGTGGCATCGAGGCGTGCCGGGAGATTCGCGCCCGCCTTCCCGGTACCCGGGTCGTGATGCTCACCTCGTACCCGGACGAACAGGCGGTCGTCGCCTCCGTGCTGGCGGGCGCTTCCGGCTACCTTCTCAAGGACATCGACCCGCGGGGCCTGCGGGACGCGCTCGAGATCGTGGCGCGGGGCGGGTCGCTCCTGAGCCCCGACCTGGTGACCCGGGTGCTGGCCGGAGTGCGCCGGCAGGCGGAGTCCGGGCCGGGCCCGGACGCCATCGAGCGGCTCACCGCCCAGGAGCGGCAGATCCTCACCCTGATCGCGGAGGGGAAGACCAACCGGGAGATCGGTGAGGTCCTCTACCTGAGCGAGCACACGGTCAAGAACTACATCAGCCGCCTGTTCGAGAAGCTCGGCCTCAGCCGGCGCTCCGAGGCGGCCGCCTATCTGGCGCGGTATGAACGCCGGGTCGGGCTCGGTCCGGCAGCCGGCGGGAGTACTGCGGGGGACGGGAACGGAGTCGGGGTGCGCTAG
- a CDS encoding response regulator, with product MASPSTGIRVLIVDPHPGVRTALAQALGTAPGIGEVRAVGGAAEALAAVGTWRPDVVLLETKRRGGDGLDLLRRLARGGEGPPVLVVTSYPDALERLEVMLAGGSGYLLKDVATEVLVAAVLGAHRTRETEQGRDDR from the coding sequence GTGGCCTCCCCCTCGACCGGCATCCGGGTCCTGATCGTCGACCCCCACCCCGGCGTCCGGACGGCCCTCGCGCAGGCTCTGGGAACCGCGCCGGGCATCGGGGAGGTAAGGGCGGTCGGCGGCGCCGCCGAGGCGCTGGCCGCGGTCGGGACCTGGCGGCCCGACGTGGTGCTGCTCGAGACCAAGCGGCGGGGCGGGGACGGCCTGGACCTCCTGCGCCGCCTCGCGCGTGGGGGTGAGGGTCCGCCGGTTCTCGTGGTGACCTCCTATCCGGACGCACTCGAACGCCTGGAGGTGATGCTCGCGGGAGGCAGCGGGTACCTGCTCAAGGACGTGGCCACCGAAGTCCTCGTCGCGGCGGTGCTGGGCGCCCACCGCACGAGGGAGACGGAACAAGGGAGGGATGACCGGTGA
- a CDS encoding DUF2231 domain-containing protein: MVKSHLMLVHFPIALLFVAVVFEVIGHLRGREDFQKAGLYTLLAGFAGAVLAAFTGKVAEESLERFLTRRPGGPALLEAHEIAAYATVGIFAAILLWRTLGRRTLRGSVLVAYLLLAAVGLGSLGVTGFLGGEMAHPQGRGAQAQAAAAMGRDADGD; this comes from the coding sequence GTGGTCAAGTCCCACCTGATGTTGGTCCATTTCCCGATCGCGCTGTTGTTCGTTGCTGTGGTCTTCGAGGTCATCGGGCACCTGCGCGGTCGGGAGGACTTCCAGAAAGCCGGACTCTACACGCTTCTGGCCGGTTTCGCCGGAGCCGTGCTGGCTGCGTTCACCGGGAAGGTCGCGGAGGAGAGCCTGGAAAGGTTTCTGACCCGGCGACCGGGCGGTCCCGCCCTGCTCGAGGCGCACGAGATCGCGGCCTACGCGACGGTCGGGATCTTTGCCGCGATCCTTCTCTGGCGCACTCTCGGCCGTCGCACCCTGCGGGGGTCGGTGCTCGTCGCCTACCTCCTGCTGGCGGCCGTGGGACTCGGAAGCCTCGGCGTGACCGGCTTCCTGGGCGGCGAGATGGCCCACCCGCAGGGACGGGGCGCACAGGCGCAGGCCGCCGCTGCGATGGGTCGCGACGCGGACGGGGACTGA